Proteins encoded by one window of Enterococcus faecalis:
- a CDS encoding YeiH family protein has product MKNSENDYIQSLLQILPGLLTAFLVACLSKFFAIWLPSLGAATIAILLGIFLGNTFVRGANLNRGTKVAESKLLEFSVVLLGTTVTFQTIAQIGLQGVAFILIQMSLTIIFAYLIGKKLAFSDNMSLLMAGGNAVCGSSAIASIAPAIQADEEEKGQIITLVNLLGTVLMLTLPILSGIIYGTNLLARSALIGGTLQSVGQVVASANMVNENAVQLAMLFKIMRIVLLVAVVYLFGRFKQSKTAESEAELVKVTKKSSALPWYVVGFFIACVFNSLIHFPVVISETAHFFSSWFEITALAAIGLRLDFKKFFQEGKRFLIYGLSVGTVQVVLAILLLALLQF; this is encoded by the coding sequence ATGAAAAATTCAGAAAATGATTATATCCAATCTTTATTACAAATTCTTCCCGGCTTGCTAACAGCTTTCCTTGTCGCCTGCCTTAGCAAGTTTTTTGCCATCTGGTTACCTAGCTTAGGCGCCGCAACGATAGCTATTTTACTAGGAATCTTTTTGGGAAATACCTTTGTTCGCGGTGCCAATTTAAATCGCGGAACCAAAGTAGCCGAAAGTAAATTACTAGAATTTTCTGTTGTTTTATTGGGAACCACCGTGACCTTTCAAACGATTGCCCAAATTGGCTTACAAGGTGTCGCATTTATTCTCATTCAAATGTCGCTGACCATTATTTTTGCCTATTTGATCGGTAAAAAACTGGCTTTTTCTGATAATATGTCTTTATTGATGGCTGGTGGTAATGCCGTTTGTGGATCCTCTGCCATTGCTTCGATTGCTCCAGCAATTCAAGCAGATGAGGAAGAAAAAGGCCAAATCATTACTTTAGTAAACTTATTAGGAACCGTTTTAATGTTGACCTTACCCATTTTAAGTGGGATTATCTATGGTACCAATTTGTTGGCTCGTAGCGCACTAATCGGAGGGACTTTACAATCAGTTGGTCAGGTTGTCGCCAGTGCCAATATGGTCAATGAGAACGCAGTTCAACTTGCGATGCTCTTTAAAATTATGCGGATTGTCCTACTCGTAGCAGTTGTCTATTTATTTGGACGTTTCAAGCAAAGTAAGACGGCAGAATCAGAAGCTGAGTTGGTAAAAGTCACCAAAAAAAGCAGCGCCCTACCTTGGTATGTAGTTGGCTTTTTCATTGCCTGTGTCTTTAATAGTTTGATTCATTTCCCCGTCGTGATCAGTGAGACTGCTCATTTCTTTAGTTCTTGGTTTGAAATTACTGCCTTGGCAGCAATCGGGTTACGACTCGATTTTAAAAAGTTTTTCCAAGAAGGCAAACGTTTCTTAATCTATGGTTTATCAGTAGGAACTGTTCAAGTCGTCCTAGCCATTTTGTTGTTGGCACTGTTACAGTTCTAA
- a CDS encoding SulP family inorganic anion transporter — MLFSIKKSEWLGNERNDLFAGLVSSVAILPEVIGFAIIAGVHPLSAVFASAVTLLVITFTGGRPAMVSASAGSMALVLAGLIQAHGLSYMLAATILTGFLQFILGYLGIHKLMRFIPKTVMYGFVNALAILIFMAQVQQLPHQTLWSYGMIICSILLIYLLPKFITIVPPALIVILFMTILSYFLKGHLQTVGDLGEMSQFHPAIRWPNVPVNLETLWIILPSSVALAMVGLIESLLTIPIVDKMTASQSDSQREVKAQGFANIITGFFGGQAGCAMIGQAVINVKSGGRKRLSTLISGITLLLFIFVFKSVMVAIPTAALIGIMMTVAVDTFDWESLQLFRTFEITEIVILLVTVGVIVYTHNLAIGIILGVLLSGLLYHFFKKEPKKSC, encoded by the coding sequence ATGTTATTTAGTATTAAAAAAAGCGAATGGTTAGGCAATGAACGAAATGATCTCTTTGCCGGTCTCGTTTCTTCTGTCGCCATTTTACCAGAAGTAATCGGGTTTGCGATTATTGCTGGTGTTCACCCGCTTTCTGCAGTGTTTGCTTCAGCTGTTACTTTACTTGTGATTACTTTTACGGGCGGCCGTCCGGCAATGGTTTCGGCGTCTGCTGGCTCAATGGCCTTAGTCCTTGCAGGCTTAATTCAAGCACATGGTTTGTCATACATGCTTGCTGCGACTATTTTAACAGGCTTTCTACAATTTATTTTAGGTTATTTAGGTATCCACAAATTGATGCGCTTTATTCCCAAGACAGTGATGTACGGATTCGTCAATGCGTTAGCCATTTTAATTTTCATGGCGCAAGTACAACAATTGCCCCATCAAACACTGTGGTCCTACGGTATGATTATCTGTAGTATCTTACTTATTTATCTATTACCTAAGTTTATTACAATTGTGCCTCCTGCTTTAATTGTTATTTTATTCATGACTATCCTGTCCTATTTTTTAAAAGGTCATTTGCAAACGGTAGGTGATCTTGGTGAAATGAGTCAGTTTCATCCAGCGATCCGTTGGCCTAATGTACCCGTCAACTTAGAAACGTTGTGGATTATTTTACCTAGTTCTGTTGCCTTAGCAATGGTCGGGTTAATTGAATCTTTATTGACGATCCCCATTGTGGACAAAATGACAGCGAGCCAAAGTGATAGCCAACGAGAAGTTAAGGCGCAAGGATTCGCTAATATAATTACCGGCTTTTTTGGTGGCCAAGCTGGCTGTGCGATGATCGGGCAAGCGGTCATTAATGTTAAATCAGGGGGACGAAAACGGCTTTCTACTTTGATTTCAGGTATTACCCTCCTTCTATTCATTTTTGTTTTTAAATCCGTGATGGTAGCCATTCCTACAGCTGCATTGATTGGGATCATGATGACAGTGGCAGTCGACACCTTTGATTGGGAAAGTTTGCAGCTTTTCCGAACTTTTGAAATTACTGAAATTGTTATTTTACTCGTGACAGTGGGTGTGATCGTCTATACGCATAATTTAGCGATTGGAATTATTCTAGGTGTTCTTTTAAGTGGTCTTCTTTATCATTTTTTCAAAAAAGAACCAAAAAAAAGTTGCTAG
- a CDS encoding LysR family transcriptional regulator: MFKLLKTFQIVYEQMNFSKAATCLYISQPAVSNQIKQLEEELGCSLFLRNGRQDVVPTRQAEVLYNRLLNLADDWQETLTALHQARLPKETCRIAASNTFAVYYLPQLMQHLQTQYATINFVLEMNNSEEVVEKVEKHQVDFGFIEKPLITKGATREEIIQDQLVLAGDPANQNWLVREKDSGVFHYTQQYLEESNQSPTLMTVKNNEMIVKMLELGMGQSLLSRKAITEKIPFQTLGEKYWRSFYFLTRGHLKSSLLQEVKQAIYRFYQKEMNKY; this comes from the coding sequence ATGTTTAAATTATTAAAGACTTTTCAAATTGTGTATGAGCAAATGAACTTTTCCAAAGCAGCTACCTGCCTATATATATCACAACCAGCCGTTTCTAATCAAATCAAACAATTAGAAGAAGAATTAGGCTGTTCATTGTTTTTAAGAAATGGTCGACAAGATGTAGTCCCTACTAGGCAAGCGGAAGTCTTGTATAATCGTTTGCTAAATTTAGCTGATGATTGGCAAGAAACATTAACAGCTCTTCATCAGGCGAGATTACCTAAAGAAACTTGCCGAATTGCTGCGTCTAATACTTTTGCAGTTTATTATTTGCCGCAACTGATGCAGCATTTACAGACACAGTATGCAACGATCAATTTTGTTTTAGAAATGAACAATTCAGAAGAAGTAGTGGAAAAAGTTGAAAAACATCAAGTTGATTTTGGCTTTATCGAAAAACCATTAATTACGAAAGGAGCAACTCGTGAAGAAATTATTCAGGATCAATTGGTTTTAGCTGGGGACCCTGCCAATCAGAATTGGTTGGTACGTGAAAAGGATTCTGGGGTCTTTCATTATACCCAACAGTATTTAGAAGAAAGTAATCAAAGCCCAACACTCATGACGGTTAAAAACAATGAAATGATTGTTAAAATGTTGGAATTGGGCATGGGGCAATCGTTGCTTTCAAGAAAGGCGATTACTGAAAAAATTCCGTTCCAAACGTTAGGTGAAAAGTATTGGCGTTCCTTTTATTTTTTGACACGGGGACATTTAAAATCCTCCTTGCTTCAAGAAGTAAAACAAGCAATTTATCGATTCTATCAGAAGGAAATGAATAAATACTAA
- a CDS encoding RNA-guided endonuclease TnpB family protein has protein sequence MKALKAYKYRLYPTSKQEQFIQKTFSCVRLVYNLMLQDRIDIYKEMRKNPQQTFKMPTPAKYKKQYPVLREVDSLALANAQVYLDRAFKNFYREKGMGFPKKKKKETVHSYTTNNQHGTVKILDNRYLKVPKLKSLIKMKVHRQPLGEIKSVTISMSASHNYYVSILCEAPIETKTKQQKMVGICSSREKFALLSNGESFEKSYCSKHLKQKLRQEERKLNKRKMIALEKGVDLSQAKNYQKQKIKVAKIREKIANQRTDILNKITTELVSSYDVICIEKAHHSNERPPKHDRSELAWSLFLAKLLYKAQWYGKELICIESEEIETELSFSESTENSEYLRSQKILERGLSKRETL, from the coding sequence ATGAAGGCTCTGAAAGCTTATAAATACAGACTTTATCCAACCTCAAAACAAGAACAGTTTATTCAAAAAACATTTTCTTGTGTTCGCTTGGTGTATAATTTAATGTTACAAGACCGGATTGATATCTACAAAGAGATGCGAAAAAATCCTCAACAAACGTTTAAAATGCCAACGCCAGCTAAATATAAGAAACAATACCCTGTCCTCAGAGAAGTTGATAGTTTAGCCTTGGCAAATGCACAAGTTTATTTGGATCGAGCCTTTAAAAATTTTTATCGGGAAAAAGGGATGGGCTTTCCAAAAAAGAAAAAGAAAGAAACGGTGCATTCCTACACTACGAACAATCAACATGGCACGGTCAAAATTTTGGATAATCGTTATTTGAAAGTACCTAAATTGAAATCTTTAATTAAAATGAAGGTACACCGCCAACCGCTGGGGGAGATAAAATCTGTAACTATTTCTATGAGTGCGAGTCACAATTATTATGTTTCCATTTTGTGTGAAGCGCCGATTGAAACGAAAACAAAGCAACAAAAAATGGTGGGAATTTGTAGCAGTAGGGAAAAATTTGCGCTGCTTTCGAATGGTGAAAGCTTCGAAAAAAGCTATTGTTCAAAGCATTTAAAGCAAAAACTACGTCAAGAAGAACGAAAATTAAACAAGCGTAAAATGATTGCTTTGGAAAAAGGTGTCGATCTTTCACAAGCAAAAAATTATCAAAAACAAAAAATAAAAGTCGCAAAAATTCGCGAAAAAATAGCCAACCAACGAACGGATATTTTAAACAAAATTACAACGGAATTGGTTTCAAGTTACGATGTTATTTGTATTGAAAAAGCCCATCACAGTAATGAGCGGCCGCCAAAACATGATCGTTCTGAACTGGCTTGGTCTTTATTTTTAGCTAAACTGTTGTATAAAGCACAATGGTATGGCAAAGAACTCATTTGTATTGAGTCAGAGGAGATAGAAACAGAGTTGTCTTTTTCTGAAAGTACAGAAAATTCAGAGTATCTTAGAAGCCAAAAAATCTTAGAACGTGGCTTGTCTAAACGAGAAACCTTATAA
- a CDS encoding DUF1304 domain-containing protein, translated as MTLISTILVTLVAVEFFYIMYLETIVPTSESTSRVFKMDKQELQRKSVTTLFKNQGIYNGLIGAGLIYSVYFAQATMEMTKFLLIYIILVAAYGSLTSDKKIILTQGGLAIVALLSLLV; from the coding sequence ATGACATTAATTTCAACAATTTTAGTAACCTTGGTGGCTGTAGAATTTTTCTACATTATGTATTTAGAAACGATTGTACCAACATCTGAGTCAACAAGCCGTGTTTTTAAGATGGATAAGCAAGAGTTACAAAGAAAATCAGTGACTACATTGTTTAAAAATCAAGGAATCTATAATGGACTAATCGGTGCAGGACTTATTTATAGTGTCTATTTTGCGCAAGCAACGATGGAGATGACAAAATTTTTATTGATTTATATTATTTTAGTGGCGGCGTACGGTAGCTTAACTAGTGATAAAAAAATCATTTTAACACAAGGCGGTTTAGCTATCGTGGCTTTGCTTAGTTTACTCGTTTAG
- a CDS encoding GNAT family N-acetyltransferase: MELRETKCGILCLLDREELKMLNQKEVKKNDYPQLISLWRSSVEATHLFLSQADIDKIEVVLPDYFQQVQLSMWLNEEQKCVGFSGTNQQTLEMLFIDPVYFRKGYGGEIIKKLIEQESIIFVDANKQNEGAVKFYQSQGFQVIGESKEDPQGNPFPILHMKRI, translated from the coding sequence ATGGAATTGAGAGAGACAAAATGTGGTATACTTTGTTTATTAGATAGGGAGGAATTAAAAATGCTGAACCAAAAAGAAGTAAAAAAAAACGATTATCCTCAATTAATTTCTCTATGGCGTTCTTCAGTAGAAGCTACCCATTTGTTTTTGAGTCAGGCAGATATTGATAAAATCGAAGTGGTTTTACCTGATTATTTTCAACAAGTTCAATTAAGTATGTGGTTAAATGAAGAACAGAAATGTGTGGGCTTTAGTGGAACAAATCAACAAACGTTGGAAATGTTATTTATTGACCCAGTCTATTTTCGTAAAGGCTATGGTGGAGAAATTATCAAAAAGTTAATAGAGCAAGAATCAATTATCTTTGTTGATGCCAATAAACAAAATGAAGGGGCTGTGAAGTTCTATCAATCTCAAGGGTTTCAAGTAATTGGTGAATCAAAGGAAGATCCTCAAGGAAATCCGTTTCCTATTTTACATATGAAACGGATATAG
- the infC gene encoding translation initiation factor IF-3: MTIAKDMMVNDGIRARELRLIGQDGEQLGVKTKAEALQIAESANLDLVLVAPGAKPPVARIMDYGKFRFEQQKKEREARKKQKVINVKEVRLSPTIDVNDFNTKLRNARKFLEKGDKVKASIRFKGRAITHKEIGQKVLDRLAEETADIATVEQKAKMDGRSMFLTLAPKNDK, translated from the coding sequence ATGACCATAGCAAAGGATATGATGGTTAACGACGGCATTCGTGCACGCGAGTTACGTTTGATCGGACAAGATGGTGAACAATTAGGTGTAAAAACCAAAGCAGAAGCATTACAAATCGCTGAATCTGCAAACTTGGATTTAGTACTTGTAGCGCCAGGAGCGAAACCACCAGTTGCGCGAATTATGGATTATGGAAAATTCCGTTTCGAACAACAAAAGAAAGAGCGTGAAGCTCGCAAGAAACAAAAAGTGATCAACGTCAAAGAAGTTCGTTTAAGTCCAACAATTGACGTAAATGACTTCAATACAAAACTTCGTAATGCGCGTAAGTTCTTAGAAAAAGGAGACAAAGTGAAAGCTTCTATCCGTTTCAAAGGCCGTGCCATTACCCATAAAGAGATTGGTCAGAAAGTTCTTGATCGCTTAGCTGAAGAAACTGCGGACATCGCCACAGTGGAACAAAAAGCGAAAATGGACGGACGCAGCATGTTTCTAACGCTGGCACCGAAAAACGACAAGTAA
- the rplT gene encoding 50S ribosomal protein L20, with the protein MARVKGGTVTRKRRKKVLKLAKGYYGSKHTLFKSAKEQVMNSYYYAFRDRRQKKRDFRKLWIARINAAARMNGLSYSKLMHGLKLAEIDINRKMLADLAVNDAAAFTALAEQAKDALSK; encoded by the coding sequence ATGGCACGTGTTAAAGGTGGAACAGTAACCCGTAAACGTCGTAAAAAAGTCCTTAAGTTAGCGAAAGGCTACTACGGATCAAAACATACTTTATTTAAATCAGCAAAAGAACAAGTAATGAACTCTTATTACTATGCATTCAGAGACCGTCGTCAAAAGAAACGTGACTTCCGTAAATTATGGATTGCACGTATCAACGCGGCAGCTCGCATGAATGGCTTAAGCTATTCTAAATTAATGCACGGTTTGAAATTGGCAGAGATTGATATCAACCGCAAAATGTTAGCTGACTTAGCCGTTAACGATGCAGCAGCATTTACAGCGTTAGCTGAACAAGCAAAAGACGCTTTAAGCAAATAA
- the opp1F gene encoding oligopeptide ABC transporter ATP-binding protein Opp1F, translating into MAEEKKVLLEVTGLKQYFNVGRKDEVKAIDDISFHIFEGETFGLVGESGSGKSTTGRSVIRLYDPTAGEILFDGKDISKIKSKADMQAFRRDVQMIFQDPYASLNPRMKVNDIIAEGIDVNGLAKTPKEREEKVNELLKTVGLNPSHSTRYPHEFSGGQRQRIGIARALAVNPRFIICDEPISALDVSIQAQVVNLLQDLQKEQGLTYLFIAHDLSMVKHISDRIGVMHSGKLLEMGTSDDVYNFGVHPYTESLLSAIPLPDPDYERTRKRIVYQPAAADGKDRELREILNGHYVYCAEDEVAMYREKIEEKKRKAGL; encoded by the coding sequence ATGGCAGAAGAGAAAAAAGTCCTATTAGAAGTCACTGGTTTGAAACAGTATTTCAATGTTGGTCGTAAAGACGAAGTAAAAGCCATTGATGACATTAGTTTTCATATTTTTGAAGGCGAAACCTTTGGATTAGTTGGCGAATCAGGAAGTGGAAAATCAACAACTGGTCGCAGTGTCATTCGTTTATATGATCCAACTGCTGGTGAAATTCTTTTCGATGGAAAAGACATTAGCAAAATTAAATCAAAAGCGGACATGCAAGCATTCCGTCGCGATGTTCAAATGATCTTCCAAGATCCATATGCTTCATTGAATCCAAGAATGAAAGTCAATGATATTATTGCTGAAGGAATCGATGTCAATGGATTAGCTAAAACACCAAAAGAGCGGGAAGAAAAAGTCAATGAACTTTTAAAAACGGTGGGATTAAATCCAAGTCACAGTACGCGTTATCCTCATGAGTTTTCTGGTGGGCAACGTCAACGGATCGGGATTGCTCGTGCTTTAGCGGTTAATCCACGTTTCATTATCTGTGATGAGCCAATTTCGGCTTTGGATGTGTCGATTCAAGCCCAAGTAGTAAACTTATTACAAGATTTACAAAAAGAACAAGGCTTAACTTACTTGTTTATCGCACATGACTTATCGATGGTAAAACATATCAGTGACCGAATTGGCGTAATGCACAGTGGGAAATTATTGGAAATGGGCACAAGTGATGATGTCTATAATTTCGGCGTTCATCCTTATACAGAAAGTTTACTTTCTGCGATTCCATTACCAGATCCAGACTATGAACGCACACGTAAACGGATCGTTTACCAGCCTGCAGCGGCAGATGGAAAAGATCGTGAGCTCCGTGAAATTCTCAATGGACACTATGTTTATTGTGCTGAAGACGAAGTTGCAATGTACCGTGAAAAAATTGAAGAGAAGAAAAGAAAAGCTGGTTTATAA
- a CDS encoding GrpB family protein, producing MRVIVTEYQPAWVEQFEEEAQALKQILKENCLKVEHIGSTSVPNLAAKPIIDFLVIVEEIEKVDLLQGEFERIGYEYMGEFGLSGRRYLRKGPIKRTHHVHIYQFDNTQEILRHLAFRNYLRENPAIATTYGTLKKQLAQAHPDSIDKYMDGKDAFIKKIEKEALKKYWEK from the coding sequence ATGCGGGTAATCGTTACTGAATACCAACCAGCCTGGGTGGAACAGTTTGAAGAAGAAGCCCAAGCGTTGAAACAGATTCTAAAGGAAAATTGTCTTAAAGTTGAACATATCGGTAGCACATCTGTGCCTAATTTAGCAGCCAAACCAATTATTGATTTTTTGGTCATTGTTGAAGAAATTGAAAAAGTAGACCTGTTACAAGGGGAATTTGAAAGAATCGGTTATGAATATATGGGGGAATTTGGGCTATCAGGACGTCGTTATTTACGAAAAGGCCCGATAAAAAGAACACATCATGTGCATATTTATCAGTTTGACAATACGCAAGAAATTTTGCGCCATCTTGCTTTTCGAAATTATTTACGAGAAAATCCGGCAATTGCTACAACCTATGGTACATTAAAAAAGCAATTGGCCCAAGCACACCCCGATAGCATTGATAAATATATGGATGGCAAAGATGCGTTCATTAAGAAAATAGAAAAAGAAGCGTTGAAGAAATATTGGGAAAAATAA
- the opp1D gene encoding oligopeptide ABC transporter ATP-binding protein Opp1D: protein MTMEKVLEVKDLRISFDTFAGKVNAIRGVSFDLYKGETLAIVGESGSGKSVTTRSIMRLLSSNANIDNGEILFKGQDIVHKTEKQMQAIRGKEIAMIFQDPMTSLDPTMPIGKQVAESLIKHNKVSKKEGLAQALELLKLVGIPNAEKRLKNYPHQFSGGQRQRIVIAIALICYPEVLIADEPTTALDVTIQAQILELLKDLQEKISTSIIFITHDLGVVANVADRVAVMYGGRLVEVGTAEEIFYNPQHPYTWGLLGSMPTMEGTEDKLYAIPGSPPDLLDPPTGDAFYPRNEFALKIDTEKEPPYFEVSPTHKAATWLLAPQAPKVTPPAEIVRRWAIYAERQKNPGGSN, encoded by the coding sequence ATGACTATGGAAAAAGTATTAGAAGTTAAAGACTTAAGAATCTCCTTTGATACGTTTGCAGGTAAAGTCAACGCCATTCGTGGTGTGAGTTTTGATCTTTATAAAGGTGAAACGTTAGCCATCGTAGGTGAATCAGGGAGTGGTAAATCTGTTACAACTCGCAGTATTATGCGTTTGTTGAGCAGTAATGCCAATATTGATAACGGGGAAATTTTGTTTAAAGGGCAAGATATTGTTCATAAAACAGAAAAACAAATGCAAGCCATTCGTGGTAAAGAAATCGCAATGATTTTCCAAGATCCGATGACTTCATTAGACCCAACGATGCCAATTGGCAAACAAGTGGCGGAATCATTAATCAAACATAATAAAGTCTCAAAAAAAGAAGGCTTAGCGCAAGCATTAGAATTACTAAAATTAGTGGGCATTCCTAATGCTGAAAAACGTTTGAAAAACTATCCGCACCAATTTTCTGGTGGGCAACGTCAACGGATTGTCATTGCAATTGCTTTAATTTGTTATCCCGAAGTTCTAATTGCAGATGAACCAACTACAGCGTTGGATGTAACCATCCAAGCACAAATTTTAGAGTTATTAAAAGATTTACAAGAAAAAATTAGCACTTCGATTATTTTCATTACCCATGATTTAGGGGTAGTAGCGAACGTGGCTGACCGTGTCGCTGTCATGTACGGTGGACGTCTGGTTGAAGTGGGAACAGCAGAAGAAATTTTCTATAATCCACAACATCCATATACTTGGGGACTTTTAGGGTCAATGCCAACGATGGAAGGAACAGAAGACAAACTTTATGCGATTCCAGGTTCACCTCCAGATTTATTAGATCCACCAACTGGAGATGCCTTCTATCCACGGAATGAGTTTGCTTTAAAAATTGATACAGAAAAAGAACCACCTTATTTTGAAGTATCACCGACACACAAAGCAGCAACGTGGTTATTAGCACCACAAGCACCAAAAGTTACGCCTCCAGCAGAGATTGTTCGTCGTTGGGCAATTTATGCAGAGCGTCAAAAAAATCCAGGAGGTAGTAATTAA
- a CDS encoding MmcQ/YjbR family DNA-binding protein, whose amino-acid sequence MPSLNERKKPMTFQETISAYIQERYQITPDFPFKKHPDYLVFRHPRNAKWFALIMPLDAQLLGATENKQLTILTVKLAPELIALLKNQPGYFPAYHMNKEHWLSLSEEIPLSQIFSFIDESYQRSY is encoded by the coding sequence ATGCCTAGCCTTAACGAAAGGAAGAAACCTATGACTTTTCAAGAAACTATTAGCGCCTATATCCAAGAACGTTATCAGATAACGCCCGATTTTCCTTTTAAAAAACATCCAGACTATCTCGTCTTTCGTCATCCTAGAAATGCGAAATGGTTTGCTTTAATTATGCCACTGGATGCACAACTGCTCGGCGCTACCGAGAATAAGCAGCTCACTATTTTGACCGTTAAACTTGCGCCTGAATTGATTGCCTTATTAAAGAACCAACCTGGCTATTTTCCTGCCTATCATATGAATAAAGAGCATTGGTTAAGTCTTTCTGAAGAAATTCCGCTCTCACAAATTTTTTCATTTATAGATGAAAGTTACCAACGGAGTTATTAA
- a CDS encoding VOC family protein, with product MPKFSPCLWFDTQAEEAANFYTTIFEKGAILSKTNYVNEEHQPQGTSLMTIEFTLANQTIIGLNGGPEFSFTPASSFFVECKTLSQTETLWKNLTADGQILMPFGEYPFSPLYGWVVDKFGVSWQVSFSGKEQTIVPTFMFANEKYGEAAKALSEWLAIFGPGEIIEKVEYEDGNIAQALFTLQEQPFRVMDARDKHDFDFTMAFSIYIDCENQEEIDRLWQQVTAKGKEWPCGWMEDQFGVSWQTGNPELKRYLSDSNPARANEVTKKLYQMKKIDLNQLKEVYDKYNH from the coding sequence ATGCCTAAATTTTCACCATGTTTATGGTTTGACACACAAGCGGAAGAAGCTGCTAACTTCTATACAACAATCTTTGAAAAAGGTGCGATTCTAAGTAAAACGAACTACGTTAATGAGGAGCACCAACCTCAAGGAACATCATTAATGACCATTGAATTTACCTTGGCGAACCAAACAATCATTGGTTTAAATGGCGGACCAGAATTTTCCTTTACACCAGCTAGTTCATTTTTTGTTGAATGTAAAACGTTATCACAAACAGAAACGTTGTGGAAAAATTTAACAGCAGACGGACAGATTTTGATGCCTTTTGGGGAATATCCTTTTAGTCCTTTATATGGTTGGGTAGTGGACAAATTTGGTGTCTCTTGGCAAGTGTCTTTTTCAGGAAAAGAACAAACAATTGTACCAACCTTTATGTTTGCTAATGAAAAATATGGCGAAGCAGCCAAAGCTCTATCAGAATGGTTGGCGATTTTCGGTCCAGGCGAAATAATTGAAAAAGTTGAATATGAAGATGGGAACATTGCGCAAGCACTTTTCACATTACAGGAGCAACCGTTTCGAGTAATGGATGCACGAGATAAACATGATTTTGATTTTACCATGGCCTTCTCCATTTATATTGATTGTGAAAATCAGGAGGAAATAGATCGACTATGGCAACAAGTGACTGCTAAAGGGAAAGAATGGCCGTGTGGCTGGATGGAAGATCAATTTGGGGTCAGTTGGCAAACAGGCAATCCTGAACTGAAACGTTATTTATCTGACTCAAATCCAGCTAGAGCAAATGAAGTGACCAAAAAATTGTACCAAATGAAAAAAATAGATTTAAACCAGTTAAAAGAAGTGTATGACAAATATAATCATTAG
- the rpmI gene encoding 50S ribosomal protein L35, with translation MPKQKTHRGLAKRVKRTGGGGLKRGRAFTSHRFHGKTKKQRRQLRKASMVAKGDYKRIRQQLARMK, from the coding sequence ATGCCAAAACAAAAAACACACCGCGGATTAGCAAAACGTGTAAAACGTACTGGTGGAGGCGGCTTAAAACGTGGCCGTGCCTTTACATCTCACCGTTTCCACGGTAAAACTAAAAAACAACGCCGTCAATTGCGTAAAGCAAGCATGGTTGCAAAAGGCGATTACAAACGTATCCGCCAACAATTAGCAAGAATGAAATAA